The Paenibacillus macerans genome includes a window with the following:
- a CDS encoding TPM domain-containing protein: MKKRFWLITVCLLTAFCLMVPAPAIRAAAAAEPKTLIYDDAHLLSQADYDELNTMANEYGAERETDIMIITTDNPENEDVVKMTEDFYDEQAPGYDKPFGNAVILTLDMRNRDIYLAGFYKAEQYLDDARLDKIRNKITPDLTEGDYRQAFEQYIKTANRYMGYEPGVNPDNILFNLWFQLGGALAIGGIAVGIMAYRSGGRVTVSGRTYEDAGTSGVLQRQDRFIRTTVTKRKIQKSSSSSGGGGGGRTGGGHSHSGSRGSF; this comes from the coding sequence ATGAAAAAGCGCTTTTGGCTTATAACGGTCTGCTTGCTGACCGCCTTCTGCCTCATGGTGCCTGCACCGGCCATAAGGGCCGCAGCGGCAGCGGAGCCTAAAACTTTAATTTATGACGACGCCCATCTGCTGAGCCAAGCCGATTACGATGAGCTGAACACCATGGCCAACGAATACGGGGCCGAACGCGAGACCGATATTATGATCATCACGACCGATAATCCGGAAAATGAGGACGTCGTCAAAATGACCGAGGATTTTTACGACGAACAGGCACCGGGTTACGATAAGCCTTTCGGCAATGCCGTTATCCTAACGCTGGACATGCGAAATCGCGACATTTATTTGGCCGGATTTTATAAAGCCGAGCAATACCTCGATGATGCGAGGTTGGATAAGATTAGGAACAAAATCACGCCCGATTTGACGGAAGGCGATTATCGCCAGGCCTTCGAGCAATATATAAAAACGGCAAACCGGTACATGGGATACGAGCCTGGCGTCAACCCGGACAATATTTTGTTCAACCTCTGGTTCCAATTGGGCGGAGCTTTGGCGATCGGCGGCATTGCTGTCGGCATCATGGCTTACCGCTCCGGCGGACGGGTGACGGTGAGCGGCAGAACCTATGAGGACGCCGGAACTTCAGGCGTTCTGCAGCGGCAGGACCGGTTCATCCGCACGACGGTCACGAAACGGAAAATCCAGAAGAGCAGCAGTTCCAGCGGCGGAGGCGGAGGCGGACGGACCGGCGGCGGGCATTCGCACAGCGGCAGCCGGGGATCATTTTAA
- a CDS encoding dTMP kinase, with product MRGKIISISGLDGAGKSTQLTLLQEKLERNGMKCASLQFEAEDYGERARQKVEELKPFDAVFTRLCIDWSNRFPLMHDFVYTETLQNAGNALAVTSVFAGGCLQVYHECLKPLIEAGVHLVVDRYWYDDIVYRSFWVDEAVVRMLYRSIPAPDLAVFLNTPPDVSYERNRQRIDGRSPLMGNLQNVRAVAETFRELAQKENMRVVDGALELEEKHALIYREVASLLQIEPVT from the coding sequence ATGAGAGGAAAAATCATAAGCATCAGCGGGCTCGACGGGGCCGGAAAAAGCACGCAGCTTACGCTCTTGCAGGAAAAGCTGGAACGGAACGGGATGAAATGCGCCAGTCTGCAGTTTGAAGCGGAGGATTATGGAGAACGGGCCCGGCAAAAAGTGGAAGAACTCAAGCCGTTCGACGCGGTTTTTACCAGACTGTGCATCGATTGGAGCAACCGCTTTCCGTTAATGCATGATTTTGTATATACGGAAACGCTGCAAAATGCCGGAAACGCCCTGGCCGTCACGTCCGTGTTTGCCGGCGGGTGCCTGCAGGTCTACCACGAATGTCTGAAGCCGCTGATAGAGGCAGGCGTTCATTTGGTCGTGGACAGATACTGGTACGACGATATCGTGTACAGAAGTTTCTGGGTCGATGAGGCTGTCGTTCGTATGCTGTACCGCTCGATTCCGGCGCCGGACCTGGCCGTTTTTTTAAATACGCCCCCGGATGTGAGTTATGAAAGAAACCGGCAGCGCATCGACGGACGGAGCCCCTTGATGGGAAATCTGCAAAATGTCCGCGCCGTTGCGGAAACGTTCCGGGAGCTGGCCCAAAAGGAAAACATGCGTGTGGTCGACGGGGCGCTGGAGCTTGAGGAGAAGCACGCGCTTATCTACCGTGAAGTCGCCTCTCTACTGCAAATAGAACCTGTCACTTGA
- a CDS encoding TFIIB-type zinc ribbon-containing protein, whose protein sequence is MPVIEYKCPNCGSGMTFDSETGTLACPSCGRKDEIEQIPDPLKQQVFTEDEVREYHCESCGAVIVTEPETSATTCSFCGSAVVLSDRLTGKLAPAQVIPFTISKEEAMAAFKKWCGKGLLTPRGFMTADRIQGITGIYVPFWLYDLHNRIEVQGHGTKVRSYTRGEYQYTETDHFEIYRKIRLDYVRLPIDASAKMNDELMDKLEPFPYEQLKAFKTPYLAGYIAEKYSYTDAELTPRAQEKTRPYIDSYISSTVSGYATVSYTDKQIDTTVKRADYVLLPVWMVYYDYNRKQYTFAMNGQTGKVVGKPPISKAKVAAWFAGIFGISFLSLKIVAWMMGGGFL, encoded by the coding sequence ATGCCGGTGATTGAATACAAATGTCCGAACTGCGGCAGCGGCATGACGTTTGACAGCGAGACCGGGACGCTGGCCTGTCCGAGCTGCGGCAGAAAGGACGAGATCGAGCAAATCCCCGATCCGCTGAAGCAGCAGGTGTTCACGGAAGATGAGGTGAGGGAGTACCACTGCGAAAGCTGTGGTGCCGTGATCGTCACCGAGCCGGAGACCAGCGCGACGACCTGCAGCTTCTGCGGCTCCGCCGTGGTGCTGAGCGATCGCCTGACGGGCAAACTGGCTCCGGCGCAGGTGATTCCTTTTACGATCAGCAAGGAAGAAGCGATGGCCGCATTTAAGAAATGGTGCGGAAAAGGACTGCTCACGCCGAGAGGCTTCATGACCGCGGACCGCATCCAGGGCATTACGGGGATCTACGTGCCGTTCTGGTTGTATGATTTACATAACCGGATCGAGGTCCAAGGCCACGGGACGAAGGTGAGAAGCTACACGCGCGGCGAATATCAATATACGGAAACGGACCATTTCGAGATTTACCGGAAAATCCGCCTTGATTATGTCCGGCTGCCGATCGACGCTTCGGCGAAAATGAACGATGAGCTGATGGATAAGCTGGAGCCTTTTCCTTACGAACAGCTCAAAGCCTTCAAGACGCCTTATCTTGCCGGATACATTGCCGAAAAATACAGCTACACCGATGCGGAGCTCACCCCCCGTGCCCAAGAGAAAACGCGGCCTTATATCGACTCTTATATATCTTCAACGGTTTCCGGGTATGCCACGGTAAGCTATACGGACAAACAAATCGATACGACGGTAAAACGGGCGGATTACGTGCTGCTGCCGGTCTGGATGGTGTATTACGACTATAACCGGAAGCAGTACACTTTCGCTATGAACGGCCAGACAGGCAAGGTGGTCGGCAAGCCGCCGATCAGCAAAGCAAAGGTGGCGGCGTGGTTTGCCGGGATTTTCGGAATCTCCTTCCTGTCGTTAAAAATCGTGGCATGGATGATGGGAGGCGGATTCCTATGA
- a CDS encoding WYL domain-containing protein — protein MNPFEKIFNYQIISRLDDAGTFMITAHERAWLKKMLDHPAAGEAFTAETRDKLLSLLEKDPAIETSGHLIEKAKSVEKQVYHPLLRPLRRSIADGNGIRVTYKVKGGRVHEDHSGVPYKLEYSMVKREWYLLWYNLRHHALMSTRLAKIIAVAAEPAAPSALERAHAGIKRTLEARKTEALIEVGREYHMELSRILYAFSCFEKTVDYDENRGTYRIRVCFLGDEAEYLLSKIRFLGKRVRVIEGGYLKRRMLEASSKALERYEALDLDPAKDEDIPGELSS, from the coding sequence ATGAATCCGTTTGAGAAAATTTTCAACTATCAGATCATCTCCCGGCTGGACGATGCCGGCACGTTTATGATCACCGCGCACGAACGGGCCTGGCTGAAAAAGATGCTGGATCATCCCGCGGCGGGCGAAGCCTTTACGGCGGAAACCAGGGACAAATTGCTTTCGCTCCTGGAAAAGGATCCGGCGATAGAGACCTCCGGCCACCTGATCGAAAAGGCTAAAAGCGTGGAGAAGCAGGTGTATCACCCGCTGCTGCGCCCTTTACGCCGCAGTATCGCGGACGGAAACGGCATTCGCGTCACTTATAAGGTAAAAGGCGGGCGGGTTCACGAAGACCATTCCGGCGTGCCTTACAAATTGGAGTATTCCATGGTCAAGCGGGAATGGTATTTGCTCTGGTACAATCTGCGGCATCATGCGCTGATGAGCACCCGGCTGGCCAAAATCATCGCCGTCGCGGCCGAACCGGCCGCGCCTTCCGCTTTGGAACGGGCGCACGCCGGAATCAAGCGGACGCTGGAGGCGCGGAAGACGGAGGCGTTGATCGAAGTCGGCCGGGAGTATCATATGGAGCTGTCCCGCATCCTCTACGCCTTCTCGTGTTTCGAGAAGACCGTCGACTATGACGAAAACCGCGGCACGTACCGCATCCGGGTATGCTTTTTGGGCGATGAAGCCGAATACCTGCTCTCCAAAATCCGCTTCCTCGGAAAGCGCGTCCGGGTCATCGAAGGCGGCTATTTAAAGCGCAGAATGCTGGAGGCCTCCTCTAAGGCGCTAGAGAGATACGAGGCCCTCGATCTCGATCCGGCGAAGGATGAGGATATTCCGGGAGAGTTGTCTTCGTAA
- a CDS encoding EamA family transporter: MWFMFALLTAFAWGGADLFYKKGSDSHDRFSHIKIVIMVGLVMGIHGTAYLLIKGLRFDPADMIRYLPVSALYILSMAIGYFGLRYIELSISSPVQNSSGAVTAILLYLFFPHDLGVFEVMGVAIITCGVVSLAVLEKRAERQALQASFAKVDVKYQIGVMAITFPILYCILDGLGTFADGIYLDELKLIGEDAALLAYEFTFFICAAIACVYLVFVKKQRFNLFRERVKGYAAIFETTGQFFYVFAMSGNAIISAPLIASYSIFSVILSRIFLKERLGKLQYGVIVLVMIGIALLGLADEL, translated from the coding sequence ATGTGGTTTATGTTTGCTTTACTCACTGCGTTCGCTTGGGGCGGCGCGGATCTGTTCTATAAAAAAGGCAGCGACAGCCATGACCGTTTCAGCCATATTAAAATCGTCATCATGGTCGGCCTGGTAATGGGAATTCACGGCACAGCTTACCTGCTGATCAAAGGGCTGCGGTTCGATCCCGCCGACATGATCCGGTATTTGCCGGTGTCCGCGCTGTATATCCTGTCGATGGCGATCGGCTATTTTGGCCTCAGATACATTGAGCTGTCGATTTCCTCGCCGGTGCAAAACTCTTCCGGCGCGGTCACGGCCATTTTGCTGTACCTGTTTTTCCCCCATGACCTCGGCGTCTTTGAAGTGATGGGCGTAGCGATCATTACCTGCGGCGTGGTTAGCCTGGCCGTATTGGAAAAAAGGGCGGAACGCCAAGCCCTCCAGGCCAGCTTCGCGAAGGTCGATGTCAAATACCAAATCGGCGTGATGGCGATTACGTTCCCGATTCTTTATTGTATCCTCGACGGTCTCGGCACCTTTGCCGACGGGATTTATCTGGACGAGCTCAAGCTGATCGGCGAAGACGCCGCCCTGCTCGCCTATGAGTTTACCTTTTTCATTTGCGCCGCGATCGCCTGCGTTTATCTTGTTTTTGTGAAGAAGCAGCGGTTTAATCTTTTCCGCGAGCGCGTCAAAGGGTACGCCGCCATCTTCGAAACGACCGGCCAGTTCTTCTACGTGTTCGCCATGTCCGGCAACGCCATCATCTCGGCGCCGCTGATCGCTTCTTACAGCATTTTTTCCGTGATTCTGTCGCGGATCTTCCTCAAAGAGCGGCTCGGCAAGCTGCAGTACGGCGTGATCGTCCTCGTGATGATCGGAATCGCTCTGTTGGGGTTGGCGGACGAATTGTAA
- a CDS encoding SPFH domain-containing protein produces the protein MGFFRNQFANVVEWEEFRDDMIFWKWSNREIKKGSKLIIRSGQDAIFINNGKIEGIFKDEGEFNIESDIVPFLSTLKGFKFGFNSGMRVEVLFVNTKEFTVKWGTQNPVLIPTPQLPGGMPIRANGTFNFKVNDYVTLIDKIAGIKPSYLVEDVKLRITSVLDQLLMKWISQEGKDMFNLQANAADIARGIREDLDMQVLDDGFTITGFQVMSFNYPKEIQDMITKTASHEMIGNLSKYQQVSMTDGIASGKVQGGGAAADMASMMMGMNLANEMLKNMNQNQSQSQNQNQHQNQTGNPSSKPAAGNHGETAAPSAAGKGSEPAAPSAPPAPPASSDAQPAPSGPSAPSVPEGGKRPNFCPNCGTKI, from the coding sequence ATGGGATTCTTTAGAAACCAATTTGCGAACGTAGTGGAATGGGAAGAGTTCAGAGACGACATGATTTTCTGGAAGTGGAGCAACCGCGAGATCAAAAAAGGAAGCAAACTGATCATCCGCTCCGGCCAGGACGCTATTTTCATCAACAACGGCAAGATCGAAGGGATCTTTAAGGATGAAGGGGAATTTAATATCGAATCGGATATCGTTCCTTTTTTGTCGACGTTAAAAGGGTTTAAGTTCGGCTTCAACAGCGGCATGCGGGTCGAGGTGCTTTTCGTCAATACGAAGGAATTCACCGTGAAATGGGGAACGCAAAATCCGGTTCTCATTCCGACGCCTCAGCTGCCGGGCGGCATGCCGATTCGCGCCAACGGCACGTTCAACTTCAAGGTAAATGACTACGTGACGCTGATCGACAAGATTGCCGGGATCAAGCCAAGCTATCTTGTGGAGGATGTGAAGCTGCGGATTACGTCCGTGCTGGACCAACTGCTGATGAAGTGGATTAGCCAGGAAGGCAAGGATATGTTTAATCTGCAGGCCAACGCCGCGGACATCGCGAGGGGCATCCGCGAGGATCTCGATATGCAGGTGCTGGACGACGGGTTTACGATAACGGGCTTTCAAGTGATGAGCTTCAATTATCCAAAAGAAATCCAGGATATGATCACCAAAACGGCGTCGCATGAAATGATCGGGAATCTCTCCAAATACCAGCAGGTCAGCATGACGGACGGCATCGCTTCCGGCAAGGTGCAGGGCGGCGGGGCCGCCGCGGACATGGCGAGCATGATGATGGGGATGAACCTGGCGAACGAAATGCTGAAAAATATGAACCAAAACCAGAGCCAAAGTCAGAACCAGAATCAGCATCAGAACCAAACGGGGAATCCGAGTTCAAAGCCGGCAGCCGGGAATCATGGGGAAACCGCGGCGCCGTCTGCGGCCGGAAAGGGTTCGGAACCGGCAGCTCCATCCGCCCCGCCCGCGCCGCCGGCATCATCCGATGCGCAGCCCGCACCATCCGGGCCATCCGCCCCGTCCGTGCCGGAAGGCGGCAAACGCCCCAACTTCTGCCCAAACTGCGGCACGAAAATCTAA
- a CDS encoding LrgB family protein: protein MREVLFEAGVALGIVLLFLVMSALYRRLKWAILVPTLTCSALVIALLMGTRTSYETFMRGGQWLQYCLGPAVVALAYPMYKQLDALLKEWKAVLAGAIVGIAAGMISGIWFALWLGYPRELLISLLPKSITTPVAMEISASLGGNAPITSAFVMIAGITGVVLGPIIFKCCGITSDIGRGIGFGAASHALGTSKAAEFGPVVVSTSTVALTLSAVCGSVLAPVVVWLML from the coding sequence ATGCGTGAAGTCCTTTTCGAAGCAGGCGTTGCCTTAGGGATCGTCCTGTTGTTCCTGGTGATGAGCGCTCTGTACCGCCGGCTAAAATGGGCCATTCTCGTCCCGACCTTAACCTGCTCGGCGCTCGTGATCGCCTTATTGATGGGGACGCGAACCTCCTACGAAACGTTCATGAGGGGCGGACAGTGGCTGCAATACTGCCTTGGCCCCGCCGTAGTGGCGCTCGCCTATCCGATGTACAAGCAGCTTGACGCGCTGCTGAAAGAATGGAAAGCGGTGCTCGCCGGCGCGATCGTCGGCATAGCCGCCGGGATGATCAGCGGAATTTGGTTTGCTTTATGGCTGGGATATCCCCGGGAACTGCTGATCTCGCTCCTGCCCAAATCGATTACAACACCGGTAGCGATGGAAATCTCCGCGAGCTTGGGGGGCAATGCGCCGATTACCTCCGCTTTTGTGATGATTGCCGGAATTACCGGCGTTGTGCTGGGGCCCATCATCTTCAAATGCTGCGGAATCACCAGCGACATCGGGCGGGGGATCGGCTTCGGCGCCGCTTCCCATGCGCTCGGAACGAGCAAAGCCGCGGAATTCGGCCCGGTCGTCGTGTCCACCAGCACCGTGGCCCTGACCCTTAGCGCCGTATGCGGCTCCGTGCTGGCGCCGGTGGTTGTGTGGCTGATGTTGTGA
- a CDS encoding PspA/IM30 family protein: MGILSRFRDVMRVNIGGLLERAEDPEKTIDEYMRQMHRDLGQVKAETAAVQAEESRAKRAFDECAAEVRKLQRYAEKAAESGDEERALKFLEQKAQQAERLGELQNAYEQSAANAAQMKQMQDKLAADLSELETRRTTLKTKLAEAGRLQQTHAGASAGGVEAAFRAAEEQADRALNEAEALAELRDGARKDDLDELIAQLEKGKDANAGD; this comes from the coding sequence ATGGGAATCTTGTCGAGGTTTCGGGATGTGATGAGAGTGAATATCGGCGGTTTGCTGGAACGGGCGGAGGACCCGGAGAAAACGATTGATGAATACATGCGCCAAATGCATCGCGATTTGGGCCAGGTGAAGGCGGAGACGGCCGCGGTGCAGGCGGAAGAAAGCCGGGCGAAACGGGCGTTTGACGAATGCGCCGCGGAGGTCCGGAAGCTGCAGCGGTATGCGGAAAAGGCCGCAGAGTCGGGCGACGAGGAGCGGGCGCTTAAGTTCCTGGAGCAAAAAGCGCAGCAGGCGGAACGGCTCGGCGAATTGCAAAACGCTTATGAGCAATCCGCCGCCAACGCCGCCCAAATGAAGCAGATGCAGGATAAGCTGGCCGCCGATCTAAGCGAGCTGGAAACGCGGCGCACCACGCTAAAAACCAAGCTCGCGGAAGCGGGGCGGCTGCAACAGACCCATGCGGGCGCATCCGCCGGCGGGGTGGAAGCCGCATTTCGCGCGGCGGAAGAGCAGGCCGACCGCGCCTTGAATGAAGCGGAGGCTCTTGCCGAGCTGCGGGACGGCGCGCGGAAAGACGATCTGGATGAACTTATCGCGCAGTTGGAGAAAGGAAAAGACGCCAATGCCGGTGATTGA
- a CDS encoding helix-turn-helix transcriptional regulator, with product MAKESFDKEIQFLRMLVLTSGAYSRQQFAKRLGISVHTFDKTIRRLKEIVSTMHQHLPEEQGKELAEAIRFNYYESTDPMLLFLFRAKSLKESESQRISLLLAALNEQALTAMELMDICCGSLPPNVPLPDEKTIRSDLKYLEEVGVIKKESASRPYRYRMDNDLVRELSEEELYDLYDFVDVMASTQVPSVQGYLLRDGLKKHLLRGQAEPQAIEPFLYKYHYYSRILDEAHLFTLLEAIRHRRKVRFLYFSPKADKSYASQNTNPLFERETAGKAEQTLPLKVVYDHQYGRWYLLGNGREGIRKYRMEGMTQIEEADAVPEALFEEKTAELEEKMRCSWLIDTGAPVTVRARFFNPGPSEPNFVKERVLLQGQWGRIVSEDEEAFIYEITVNGTTEIKPWLRSFGSSCEVLEPRYFRREMIAEWKEIRAYYESV from the coding sequence ATGGCCAAGGAAAGCTTTGATAAGGAAATCCAGTTTCTGCGCATGCTTGTGCTGACCAGCGGAGCTTACAGCAGGCAGCAGTTCGCGAAGCGTCTCGGCATCTCCGTGCATACGTTCGACAAGACGATCCGCCGGCTGAAGGAGATCGTCAGCACCATGCATCAGCATTTGCCGGAGGAGCAGGGGAAGGAACTGGCGGAGGCGATCCGCTTCAACTATTATGAGTCAACCGATCCGATGCTGCTTTTCCTGTTCCGCGCCAAATCGCTGAAGGAATCGGAATCGCAAAGGATCTCGCTGCTCCTTGCCGCGCTGAACGAGCAGGCGCTGACGGCGATGGAGCTGATGGACATCTGCTGCGGCAGCCTCCCTCCAAACGTTCCGCTCCCCGACGAAAAAACGATCCGGTCGGACCTGAAGTATTTGGAGGAGGTCGGCGTCATCAAGAAGGAATCGGCCTCCCGCCCCTACCGTTACCGGATGGACAACGATCTTGTTAGGGAACTGTCGGAGGAGGAACTCTACGATCTGTACGATTTCGTCGACGTGATGGCAAGTACGCAGGTTCCCTCCGTCCAAGGCTACCTGCTCCGGGACGGACTGAAGAAGCACTTGCTGCGGGGGCAGGCCGAGCCGCAAGCGATCGAGCCTTTTTTATACAAGTACCACTATTATTCGCGGATTCTGGACGAAGCGCATTTGTTCACGCTGCTGGAGGCCATCCGGCACCGCCGGAAGGTGCGCTTTCTGTACTTTTCGCCCAAAGCCGACAAGAGCTACGCCTCGCAAAATACAAATCCCTTGTTCGAGCGGGAAACGGCGGGCAAGGCCGAGCAAACGCTGCCTTTAAAGGTCGTTTACGACCATCAGTACGGGCGCTGGTACCTGCTGGGGAACGGCAGGGAGGGCATCCGCAAATACCGCATGGAAGGCATGACGCAAATCGAGGAAGCGGACGCAGTGCCCGAGGCTTTATTCGAAGAGAAGACAGCCGAGCTGGAGGAGAAAATGAGGTGCAGCTGGCTGATCGATACGGGCGCACCGGTGACCGTGCGGGCAAGGTTTTTTAACCCGGGGCCGTCCGAACCGAATTTTGTCAAAGAACGCGTGCTGCTGCAGGGGCAGTGGGGGCGGATCGTGTCCGAAGACGAGGAAGCCTTCATTTACGAAATCACGGTGAACGGAACGACCGAAATCAAACCTTGGCTGCGGAGCTTCGGTTCGAGCTGCGAGGTGCTGGAGCCGCGTTATTTTCGCCGGGAAATGATTGCCGAATGGAAGGAGATCCGGGCGTACTATGAATCCGTTTGA
- a CDS encoding CidA/LrgA family protein, whose product MKIIHFFLQIAVLTAFYGAGVLVQTLSKAPIPGSIFGLVLLFLALKLRIVPAGWLENGATFMQKYIPLFLVPATVGVMDYFHVFTGGGQWLIAIVVLSTLLTMILGGAVAQAAGKLTAKNKEAAACVKSFSKQALP is encoded by the coding sequence ATGAAAATCATTCACTTCTTCTTGCAAATTGCCGTACTCACTGCATTTTACGGTGCGGGCGTGCTGGTTCAGACGCTCAGTAAGGCCCCGATTCCCGGAAGTATCTTCGGACTTGTGCTGCTGTTTCTGGCACTGAAGCTGCGGATCGTTCCCGCCGGATGGCTGGAAAACGGAGCCACTTTTATGCAAAAATACATTCCCTTATTCCTTGTACCTGCGACGGTTGGTGTCATGGACTATTTTCACGTGTTCACCGGAGGCGGACAATGGCTGATTGCGATTGTCGTGCTCAGCACGCTGCTGACGATGATTCTGGGCGGAGCGGTTGCACAGGCGGCGGGCAAGCTCACAGCGAAAAACAAGGAGGCGGCTGCATGCGTGAAGTCCTTTTCGAAGCAGGCGTTGCCTTAG
- a CDS encoding PTS transporter subunit EIIB: protein MGKFTELSNRIVEHAGGEKNVTELYHCMTRLRYREAFACVERIKVYIRKNYHRELTNEDRQGDLPWRFFFDLTRQNL from the coding sequence ATGGGCAAGTTTACGGAGCTCTCCAACCGCATCGTGGAACATGCGGGCGGGGAGAAAAACGTTACCGAGCTGTATCATTGCATGACGCGGCTGCGGTACAGGGAGGCCTTCGCCTGCGTGGAGCGGATCAAGGTTTACATCCGTAAAAACTACCATCGCGAGCTGACGAATGAAGACCGTCAGGGTGATCTTCCCTGGCGGTTTTTCTTTGACCTTACACGCCAGAATTTATAA
- a CDS encoding DeoR/GlpR family DNA-binding transcription regulator: MRERRLQELEEHIHALGTTSLDELCEHFNVSKNTIRRDIQVLLEKGTIQKVYGGVTSLSQELIPFESRDITNQAVKRAIAKRAAQFVESNELIFIDSGTTTRSIVEYLPRTGKLTIMTTSLDVINAASHLENVSLLVLGNIYKRDTKSFVGSDELFLLDKYNINKAFMAATGVSVASGLTNSDVMEYEIKKRVAEKAKQVYLLADASKFGRSTLLTYSPLDKLDAIITSQGIPEEYEKYCADKGISVYFAEET; encoded by the coding sequence ATGAGGGAGAGACGTTTGCAGGAACTGGAGGAGCATATTCATGCTCTGGGAACGACATCGCTGGATGAATTGTGCGAACATTTCAATGTGTCGAAGAATACGATCCGCCGGGACATTCAGGTTTTGCTGGAGAAGGGAACCATCCAAAAAGTATACGGAGGCGTAACTTCGCTGTCCCAGGAACTGATCCCTTTTGAAAGCAGAGATATTACCAATCAAGCGGTGAAACGGGCCATCGCGAAGAGAGCGGCGCAATTCGTGGAAAGCAATGAGCTGATTTTCATCGATTCCGGAACCACGACCCGGAGTATCGTCGAATATTTGCCGCGAACGGGCAAACTGACGATTATGACCACCAGCCTGGATGTCATTAACGCCGCTTCCCACTTGGAGAATGTATCCCTGCTCGTTCTGGGGAATATCTATAAGCGGGATACGAAGTCTTTTGTCGGCAGCGATGAACTGTTCCTGCTGGACAAATACAATATCAACAAGGCGTTTATGGCCGCGACCGGGGTTTCCGTTGCCAGCGGCTTGACAAACTCCGACGTGATGGAATACGAGATCAAGAAGCGGGTGGCCGAGAAGGCGAAGCAGGTTTACCTGCTGGCCGACGCTTCCAAATTCGGCCGTTCCACGCTGCTGACCTATTCGCCGCTGGACAAGCTGGACGCGATCATCACCTCGCAGGGGATTCCGGAGGAATACGAAAAGTACTGCGCCGACAAAGGCATTTCCGTCTATTTTGCGGAGGAAACGTAA
- a CDS encoding VanZ family protein — MEFQGEEARDARLGEPGNAGSVLRGLFYLMFTVYTVFLLKIILFKTIPLSAILRGKFMPLRSLNVIPFRTIMEYFTNEAIEFDRVLANVGGNIAIFIPLGMFAAFMAERKPLRLQVLWLLAISLSLEVIQYALALGSSDIDDILLNVTGGVIGIGLVAQLRKLTRSGNALLSAMVGAYLLMGICGFAAVAWVDPGVLPFTHSQVVFIEENAKILTGWDEVKADLSGKLAAMGTDGITVSPNAKVALTAAPAEEKKDVEAGDVHVLVDASTKIFIRYIRSDGNQVINRYEEGTWPELKETLGKSGDTDPTIRVWLSEENKSQAKGLLISLVEE; from the coding sequence ATGGAGTTCCAAGGGGAGGAAGCCCGGGACGCCAGACTGGGTGAACCGGGGAATGCCGGCAGCGTTCTGCGTGGCTTATTTTACTTGATGTTTACGGTTTACACCGTGTTCTTGCTCAAAATCATATTGTTCAAAACCATCCCATTGTCGGCGATACTTCGGGGCAAGTTTATGCCATTAAGAAGCTTGAATGTGATTCCTTTTCGAACCATTATGGAATATTTCACGAATGAAGCCATTGAATTCGACAGAGTGCTCGCGAATGTCGGCGGGAACATCGCCATCTTTATTCCCCTGGGCATGTTCGCGGCTTTTATGGCGGAACGGAAGCCTTTGCGGCTTCAGGTCCTCTGGCTGCTGGCCATCTCTTTATCGTTGGAAGTCATTCAGTATGCCCTGGCCTTGGGCAGCAGCGATATCGATGATATTTTGCTAAATGTGACAGGAGGGGTCATCGGTATAGGCCTTGTTGCGCAACTGCGTAAGCTAACGCGCTCCGGGAATGCGCTGCTTAGCGCTATGGTAGGCGCTTATTTGCTCATGGGGATTTGCGGATTCGCGGCCGTAGCTTGGGTTGACCCGGGGGTATTGCCGTTTACCCATTCACAGGTGGTGTTCATCGAGGAGAACGCGAAAATTCTGACGGGATGGGATGAAGTGAAGGCGGATCTGTCCGGGAAACTGGCGGCGATGGGGACGGACGGGATCACGGTAAGCCCGAACGCTAAGGTTGCGCTCACGGCTGCGCCGGCGGAAGAGAAAAAGGATGTGGAAGCGGGGGATGTTCATGTTCTAGTGGATGCCTCGACGAAAATCTTCATTAGATATATTCGCTCCGATGGAAATCAGGTCATTAACCGGTATGAAGAAGGGACTTGGCCGGAGTTGAAAGAGACTTTGGGGAAATCCGGAGATACCGATCCTACGATCAGAGTATGGCTTTCTGAAGAGAATAAATCGCAGGCGAAGGGGCTGCTCATTAGTTTGGTGGAAGAGTAA